A genomic stretch from Acinonyx jubatus isolate Ajub_Pintada_27869175 chromosome E2, VMU_Ajub_asm_v1.0, whole genome shotgun sequence includes:
- the WFDC1 gene encoding WAP four-disulfide core domain protein 1 isoform X1, translating into MLHRLSCPGVPKPDLLLTEKRKTSGRIAWKRSKREGERPWQAPSRPLARRRGPARPCQPQGFPRGNLAPGSAGSHSQGLAEEAGSPRQPRADRCPPPPRSMPPGACQAARCQADSECPRHRRCCYNGCAYACLEAVPPPPVLDWLVQPKPRWLGGNGWLLDGPEEVLQAEACSTTEDGAEPLLCPSGYDCHILSPGDVAEGIPNRGQCVKQRRQADGRFLRHKFYKEYPEGDSKNVAEPGKGPLRHFQ; encoded by the exons atgcttcaccgactgagctgcccaggcgtccCAAAACCAGATTTGCTTTTGACGGAGAAACGAAAAACAAGTGGTCGCATTGCATGGAAGAGAAGCAAGAGAG agggagagaggcctTGGCAGGCGCCCAGCAGGCCCCTCGCTCGGCGCAGAGGACCTGCAAGGCCATGCCAGCCCCAAGGCTTTCCCAGAGGAAACCTCGCCCCCGGATCCGCAGGAAGTCACAGTCAGGGGCTG GCCGAGGAGGCGGGGAGCCCCCGGCAGCCCCGCGCAGACCGctgcccgccgccgccgcgctcgATGCCCCCGGGCGCCTGCCAGGCCGCGCGCTGCCAGGCCGACTCCGAGTGCCCGCGGCACCGGCGCTGCTGCTACAACGGCTGCGCCTACGCCTGCCTGGAGGCCGTGCCGCCCCCGCCAG TTTTAGACTGGCTAGTGCAGCCGAAACCTCGATGGCTTGGTGGCAACGGCTGGCTCCTGGATGGCCCTGAGGAGGTGTTGCAAG CCGAGGCCTGCAGCACCACGGAGGACGGGGCggagcccctcctctgcccctcggGCTACGACTGCCACATCCTGAGCCCCGGAGATGTGGCCGAAGGCATCCCCAACCGCGGGCAGTGTGTCAAACAGCGCCGGCAGGCAG ATGGGCGATTCCTACGACACAAGTTTTACAAGGAATACCCAG AGGGCGACTCCAAGAATGTGGCCGAGCCCGGAAAAGGACCCTTGAGGCACTTTCAGTGA
- the WFDC1 gene encoding WAP four-disulfide core domain protein 1 isoform X2: MQGCASGWSHFSGPLHRPPPAALEGERPWQAPSRPLARRRGPARPCQPQGFPRGNLAPGSAGSHSQGLAEEAGSPRQPRADRCPPPPRSMPPGACQAARCQADSECPRHRRCCYNGCAYACLEAVPPPPVLDWLVQPKPRWLGGNGWLLDGPEEVLQAEACSTTEDGAEPLLCPSGYDCHILSPGDVAEGIPNRGQCVKQRRQADGRFLRHKFYKEYPEGDSKNVAEPGKGPLRHFQ; encoded by the exons agggagagaggcctTGGCAGGCGCCCAGCAGGCCCCTCGCTCGGCGCAGAGGACCTGCAAGGCCATGCCAGCCCCAAGGCTTTCCCAGAGGAAACCTCGCCCCCGGATCCGCAGGAAGTCACAGTCAGGGGCTG GCCGAGGAGGCGGGGAGCCCCCGGCAGCCCCGCGCAGACCGctgcccgccgccgccgcgctcgATGCCCCCGGGCGCCTGCCAGGCCGCGCGCTGCCAGGCCGACTCCGAGTGCCCGCGGCACCGGCGCTGCTGCTACAACGGCTGCGCCTACGCCTGCCTGGAGGCCGTGCCGCCCCCGCCAG TTTTAGACTGGCTAGTGCAGCCGAAACCTCGATGGCTTGGTGGCAACGGCTGGCTCCTGGATGGCCCTGAGGAGGTGTTGCAAG CCGAGGCCTGCAGCACCACGGAGGACGGGGCggagcccctcctctgcccctcggGCTACGACTGCCACATCCTGAGCCCCGGAGATGTGGCCGAAGGCATCCCCAACCGCGGGCAGTGTGTCAAACAGCGCCGGCAGGCAG ATGGGCGATTCCTACGACACAAGTTTTACAAGGAATACCCAG AGGGCGACTCCAAGAATGTGGCCGAGCCCGGAAAAGGACCCTTGAGGCACTTTCAGTGA
- the WFDC1 gene encoding WAP four-disulfide core domain protein 1 isoform X3 produces the protein MPSPGRGMGSGGRKVIWALSFLLLVREASSAKNIWRRALHARLAEKPRAEEAGSPRQPRADRCPPPPRSMPPGACQAARCQADSECPRHRRCCYNGCAYACLEAVPPPPVLDWLVQPKPRWLGGNGWLLDGPEEVLQAEACSTTEDGAEPLLCPSGYDCHILSPGDVAEGIPNRGQCVKQRRQADGRFLRHKFYKEYPEGDSKNVAEPGKGPLRHFQ, from the exons ATGCCTTCTCCCGGCCGCGGGATGGGCAGCGGCGGGAGGAAGGTCATCTGGGCTCTGTCCTTCCTGCTGCTTGTCCGCGAAGCCAGTTCTGCCAAGAATATCTGGAGACGGGCGCTGCACGCCAGGCTGGCCGAGAAGCCCCGC GCCGAGGAGGCGGGGAGCCCCCGGCAGCCCCGCGCAGACCGctgcccgccgccgccgcgctcgATGCCCCCGGGCGCCTGCCAGGCCGCGCGCTGCCAGGCCGACTCCGAGTGCCCGCGGCACCGGCGCTGCTGCTACAACGGCTGCGCCTACGCCTGCCTGGAGGCCGTGCCGCCCCCGCCAG TTTTAGACTGGCTAGTGCAGCCGAAACCTCGATGGCTTGGTGGCAACGGCTGGCTCCTGGATGGCCCTGAGGAGGTGTTGCAAG CCGAGGCCTGCAGCACCACGGAGGACGGGGCggagcccctcctctgcccctcggGCTACGACTGCCACATCCTGAGCCCCGGAGATGTGGCCGAAGGCATCCCCAACCGCGGGCAGTGTGTCAAACAGCGCCGGCAGGCAG ATGGGCGATTCCTACGACACAAGTTTTACAAGGAATACCCAG AGGGCGACTCCAAGAATGTGGCCGAGCCCGGAAAAGGACCCTTGAGGCACTTTCAGTGA